A genomic segment from Nicotiana tabacum cultivar K326 chromosome 9, ASM71507v2, whole genome shotgun sequence encodes:
- the LOC107808534 gene encoding WAT1-related protein At4g30420-like codes for MGFENYKPTIVMIALQFMYAAVTLFSRASLVQGMSPRVFVVYRQTIAFLLISPIAFVPRRKTGSSCLGWKSFWLINLAALTGVTINQNIYFSGLYYASSSIASATGNLVPAFTFLMAWVMGMEKVQIKSLRSIAKVIGTILCVAGAVAMALIKGPKLLNSEFIPTNELLFLGKENSENLNNWMLGVILLIASACCWSFWLILQVTLSANCPDHLSLTAWLCLMAAIQSAIVTFFFEPDFNSWKVTSSLEFISIFYTGFSSAVSFFGQAWCISRRGPLFSAMFNPLCTVIVTIFASAFMQEEMYTGSLVGSLAVIFGLYVVLWGKAKDKKEENIIEEEPVKQQIQETTITIQDFPDFTSCKVDLEEPLLTNKSTTN; via the exons atggggtTTGAAAATTACAAACCTACAATTGTTATGATTGCTCTACAATTTATGTATGCTGCTGTTACTCTATTTAGTAGAGCATCTCTTGTACAAGGAATGAGCCCTAGAGTTTTTGTAGTTTATAGACAAACTATAGCCTTTCTCCTCATTTCTCCTATTGCTTTTGTCCCAAG AAGAAAAACAGGAAGTAGTTGCTTGGGATGGAAGAGTTTCTGGTTGATAAATTTAGCAGCTCTCACTGG tGTAACAATCAATCAGAATATCTATTTTTCTGGTTTGTATTATGCTTCATCTTCCATTGCAAGTGCAACTGGCAATCTTGTTCCAGCATTCACTTTTCTCATGGCATGGGTCATGGG aaTGGAAAAAGTGCAAATCAAAAGCTTGAGAAGTATAGCTAAGGTGATTGGAACAATTTTATGTGTTGCTGGAGCTGTTGCAATGGCATTAATTAAAGGGCCAAAGTTACTAAATTCAGAATTTATTCCCACAAATGAATTGTTATTTCTTGGCAAAGAAAATAGTGAGAATTTGAATAATTGGATGCTAGGTGTTATCTTGCTCATTGCAAGTGCTTGTTGCTGgtcattttggctcattttgcAG GTAACATTGTCAGCAAATTGTCCTGATCATCTATCTTTAACAGCCTGGTTATGCCTCATGGCTGCAATCCAATCTGCAATTGTCACATTCTTCTTTGAACCTGATTTCAATAGCTGGAAAGTAACTTCATCACTGGAATTCATTTCTATCTTCTATACT GGATTTTCATCAGCTGTTTCTTTCTTTGGGCAAGCTTGGTGTATTTCACGTAGAGGTCCATTATTTTCTGCTATGTTCAATCCTTTATGCACAGTTATAGTCACAATCTTTGCCTCAGCATTTATGCAAGAAGAAATGTACACTGGAAG CTTGGTGGGATCACTTGCTGTGATTTTTGGACTATATGTGGTATTATGGGGAAAAGCCAAGgataaaaaagaggaaaatattaTAGAGGAAGAGCCAGTGAAGCAACAAATTCaagaaacaacaattacaattcaaGATTTTCCAGATTTCACAAGTTGTAAAGTTGATTTAGAGGAACCACTTTTAACTAACAAATCAACAACTAATTAA
- the LOC107808536 gene encoding tetraspanin-8-like — protein MVRCSNNLVGILNIVTFLISIPIIAGGVWLSRQANTECERFLEKPIIALGVFILLVSLAGIIGSCFRVSWLLWVYLLVMFLLILLLFCFTIFAFVVTNKGAGEVISGKGYKEYRFGDYSNWLQKRVDNHWSRIHSCLQDSKICQSLIEGSNTKADDFFKKHLSALQSGCCKPSNDCNFEYVSPTNWTRTPSSSLDNPDCTAWSNDPKILCYGCQSCKAGLLDNLKSDWKRVAVLNIIFLVFLIVVYSIGCCAFRNNREDNAWKRYP, from the exons ATGGTGCGTTGTAGCAACAATTTAGTCGGAATTCTAAACATAGTAACATTTCTAATATCAATCCCAATTATAGCAGGAGGAGTATGGCTTTCACGTCAAGCAAACACAGAGTGCGAAAGATTTCTCGAAAAACCCATAATAGCATTAGGAGTTTTTATACTCTTAGTTTCACTCGCCGGTATAATCGGTTCTTGTTTTAGGGTTTCGTGGTTACTTTGGGTTTACTTACTCGTTATGTTTTTGTTGATTttgcttctcttttgctttacgaTTTTTGCGTTTGTTGTTACTAATAAAGGTGCTGGTGAAGTAATTTCGGGTAAAGGATATAAGGAGTATAGATTTGGGGATTATTCTAATTGGTTGCAGAAAAGAGTTGATAATCATTGGAGTAGGATTCATAGTTGTTTACAGGATAGTAAGATTTGTCAAAGTTTGATTGAGGGATCGAATACTAAAGCTGATGATTTTTTCAAGAAACATCTTTCTGCTCTTCAG TCTGGTTGCTGCAAGCCATCAAATGACTGCAACTTCGAGTACGTGAGCCCAACAAACTGGACTAGGACACCAAGCTCATCCCTTGACAATCCAGACTGTACTGCATGGAGCAACGATCCGAAAATCTTGTGCTATGGCTGCCAATCCTGCAAAGCCGGGCTACTAGACAACCTCAAGAGTGACTGGAAGAGGGTGGCTGTACTCAACATCATTTTCCTCGTCTTCCTCATCGTCGTCTACTCTATCGGATGTTGTGCCTTCAGGAACAACAGAGAGGACAATGCTTGGAAGCGTTACCCTTGA
- the LOC107808539 gene encoding cytochrome c oxidase subunit 6b-3: protein MADEIELKTAPADFRFPTTNQTRHCFTRYVEFHRCVAAKGDEAAECGKFAKYYRALCPGEWVERWNEQRENGTFPGPL from the exons ATGGCCGACGAG ATTGAACTTAAGACTGCTCCAGCTGATTTCAGGTTCCCAACAACCAATCAAACAAGGCACTGTTTCACACGCTACGTCGAGTTTCATAG GTGTGTTGCTGCAAAGGGTGATGAGGCTGCTGAATGTGGTAAATTTGCGAAATACTACCGTGCACTTTGCCCCGGTGAATGG GTTGAGAGGTGGAACGAGCAGAGGGAGAACGGGACTTTCCCAGGCCCTCTTTAA